From Haliotis asinina isolate JCU_RB_2024 chromosome 8, JCU_Hal_asi_v2, whole genome shotgun sequence, a single genomic window includes:
- the LOC137293534 gene encoding coiled-coil domain-containing protein 9-like isoform X4 yields the protein MADNMNKELFLDILTKEEKEALLTKKMEEIRKKNDALRKRHEEIEADKRVAAKNNPNKDVNSYTREASSSGSSSPQKESKSLPGEDRRGPRPKSGGRGKTQVGGKSKEKKPQQGVFRVIRWEPHSGEVDITEDDANDGGDEGDGMTRRLPSKFPSGPPEAKQIDGMEEGKHDMRTNPAKRNRRPHMTSKNHEEMAQRRDRHIPSVWPQRGSSKLGPEDGPPPDPSYNFLADRRREGPAKESNGETPVEKGRKPDTRRHPKNYGGQDFNNVKTQMRTTKERQERPKSGPPRTKMELAMAMTGKERKQYLEWKAERDRVDQERMDRQKSTSGEWRRAWDADKNQQDFEQPSSPQRTEPAKRPGVKQEQDVQTKPVGRGRARGRGRGRGRGDRSPRQRTFSSGDESRKVERQKDLLVVKIDNSGKETNQSVEVEYWDDDMMDVKSNSAASVKSGASSRDGHSNHARRRRDDHQFDDYDEGQDGDDNCVSGHQRRHTQSNSLGDENEHDESWEDCPEDSEFYADDDYADGDDRYKEPLKLECKLNPDAPEFTPTSPEFMKTPPGHVKVMDWVTEVNSNLSPTSPSPTMDGVNNDECKRALSKDKSNSSGKSSSHGGVTNYDTKVTEEELSASYIEETHDSAAPEASEEFLDASGDVGEAEISQLSSEKVGNNPESKSSTLGSCEGVEGETDPSTQNTDVSKVQKDNVIAEAQSDSKVDGPSEPERNNETIANSDGAVSEMKQVDRHIQDGAEISQKDQPLSCFETGISATAAPINPAKDAAKVEPSSVESTADATADATADAGADAGAVEPTADAGAVEPTADAGAVAATTDITALNLTSDVKSEEPAEEAASEQSTQQMAKPDMTPLTDKSDQSQSHLLVQQKAPTVDSDQKSSESEGVVAAESKTTIPTTTTATAESSHVE from the exons TCTCTACCTGGGGAAGACAGACGTGGACCCCGCCCAAAGTCAGGAGGGAGGGGCAAGACCCAGGTAGGCGGGAAGAGCAAGGAAAAGAAGCCACAG CAAGGAGTATTTCGAGTCATACGATGGGAACCCCACTCTGGTGAAGTTGACATCACTGAGGACGATGCtaatgatggtggtgatgaaggGGATGGGATGACCAGACGCCTTCCTTCCAAGTTCCCATCAGGTCCACCTGAAGCCAAGCAGATAGATGGTATGGAGGAGGGGAAGCATGACATGAGGACAAATCCTGCCAAGAGGAACAGACGACCACATATGACCTCAAAGAACCATGAAGAGATGGCCCAGAGGAGAGATCGTCACATACCATCAGTTTGGCCCCAGAGAGGATCGAGCAAGCTGGGACCAGAAGAT GGTCCACCTCCAGACCCTTCCTACAACTTCCTTGCTGATCGACGCAGAGAAGGGCCTGCAAAAGAATCTAACGGAGAAACTCCAGTGGAAAAAGGCCGCAAACCTGACACTAGACGACACCCCAAAAATTATGGGGGTCAAGACTTTAATAATGTCAAAACACAAATGAGAACAACCAAAGAACGACAG GAACGTCCTAAGTCAGGACCCCCACGCACAAAAATGGAGCTTGCAATGGCGATGACAGGGAAAGAGAGGAAGCAGTACCTGGAGTGGAAAGCAGAACGCGACCGTGTGGACCAGGAAAGAATGGACCGCCAGAAATCTACATCAGGGGAGTGGCGGCGTGCGTGGGATGCTGATAAGAATCAGCAAGA TTTCGAACAACCTTCAAGTCCACAGAGAACAGAGCCAGCCAAACGACCAG GGGTCAAGCAGGAACAAGATGTGCAAACTAAGCCAGTGGGTCGAGGTCGTGCTCGTGGCCGTGGTCGTGGTAGAGGTCGTGGTGACCGCTCGCCTCGCCAGAGGACATTCTCCAGTGGGGATGAATCCCGGAAGGTGGAGAGACAGAAGGACCTGCTAGTGGTGAAGATCGACAACTCTGGGAAAGAGACAAACCAGTCAGTGGAGGTGGAGTACTGGGATGATGACATGATGGATGTCAAGTCCAACTCTGCTGCTTCAGTCAAGTCAGGAGCAAGTTCTCGTGACGGTCATTCCAATCATGCTCGTAGGCGGCGTGATGACCACCAGtttgatgattatgatgaaggTCAAGATGGTGATGATAACTGTGTTAGTGGTCATCAACGTCGCCACACACAGAGTAACAGTCTGGGCGATGAGAATGAACATGATGAGTCTTGGGAAGACTGTCCAGAGGACAGTGAGTTTTATGCAGATGATGACTATGCAGATGGAGATGACAGATATAAGGAGCCTCTAAAGCTGGAGTGCAAACTGAACCCCGATGCACCAGAGTTTACTCCAACATCACCAGAGTTCATGAAGACACCACCAGGTCATGTCAAAGTAATGGACTGGGTAACAGAGGTCAATTCAAATCTCAGCCCAACTTCACCCTCTCCAACAATGGATGGGGTAAACAATGATGAGTGTAAGAGAGCACTCTCCAAGGATAAGTCAAATAGTTCAGGAAAGAGCTCTTCTCATGGTGGAGTTACCAACTATGACACTAAAGTTACTGAAGAAGAACTTAGTGCCAGTTACATTGAGGAAACACATGATTCTGCTGCCCCTGAAGCTTCAGAGGAATTCCTGGATGCTTCTGGAGATGTGGGAGAGGCTGAGATATCTCAGCTATCCAGTGAGAAAGTAGGAAACAATCCTGAATCCAAATCAAGCACTTTAGGTAGCTGTGAGGGTGTTGAAGGTGAGACTGACCCATCCACTCAGAACACAGATGTCAGCAAAGTTCAGAAAGACAATGTTATAGCTGAGGCCCAGTCAGACTCAAAGGTGGATGGGCCAAGTGAACCTGAAAGGAACAATGAAACTATTGCCAACAGTGATGGTGCTGtcagtgaaatgaaacaagttGATCGTCATATACAGGATGGGGCTGAAATATCCCAGAAAGATCAACCGCTATCTTGTTTTGAAACTGGAATTTCAGCAACAGCTGCACCAATAAATCCTGCAAAAGATGCAGCAAAAGTAGAACCCTCATCAGTGGAATCCACAGCAGATGCCACAGCAGATGCCACAGCTGATGCCGGAGCAGATGCCGGAGCAGTGGAACCCACAGCAGATGCCGGAGCAGTGGAACCCACAGCAGATGCCGGAGCAGTTGCTGCCACAACAGACATCACAGCATTGAATCTCACATCAGATGTTAAATCAGAGGAACCCGCAGAAGAGGCTGCAAGTGAGCAGTCCACACAGCAGATGGCCAAACCAGATATGACGCCTCTGACTGATAAGTCAGACCAGTCACAATCACATCTGTTGGTGCAGCAAAAGG CGCCAACTGTAGACAGTGATCAGAAGAGCTCTGAATCTGAGGGTGTTGTTGCTGCTGAGAGCAAAACAACAATcccaacaactactactgcaacAGCTGAAAGCTCTCAT GTTGAGTAA
- the LOC137293534 gene encoding coiled-coil domain-containing protein 9-like isoform X1 → MADNMNKELFLDILTKEEKEALLTKKMEEIRKKNDALRKRHEEIEADKRVAAKNNPNKDVNSYTREASSSGSSSPQKESKSLPGEDRRGPRPKSGGRGKTQVGGKSKEKKPQQGVFRVIRWEPHSGEVDITEDDANDGGDEGDGMTRRLPSKFPSGPPEAKQIDGMEEGKHDMRTNPAKRNRRPHMTSKNHEEMAQRRDRHIPSVWPQRGSSKLGPEDGPPPDPSYNFLADRRREGPAKESNGETPVEKGRKPDTRRHPKNYGGQDFNNVKTQMRTTKERQERPKSGPPRTKMELAMAMTGKERKQYLEWKAERDRVDQERMDRQKSTSGEWRRAWDADKNQQDFEQPSSPQRTEPAKRPAGRIGSGRFDRGEREERQRGDAPRLKAGVKQEQDVQTKPVGRGRARGRGRGRGRGDRSPRQRTFSSGDESRKVERQKDLLVVKIDNSGKETNQSVEVEYWDDDMMDVKSNSAASVKSGASSRDGHSNHARRRRDDHQFDDYDEGQDGDDNCVSGHQRRHTQSNSLGDENEHDESWEDCPEDSEFYADDDYADGDDRYKEPLKLECKLNPDAPEFTPTSPEFMKTPPGHVKVMDWVTEVNSNLSPTSPSPTMDGVNNDECKRALSKDKSNSSGKSSSHGGVTNYDTKVTEEELSASYIEETHDSAAPEASEEFLDASGDVGEAEISQLSSEKVGNNPESKSSTLGSCEGVEGETDPSTQNTDVSKVQKDNVIAEAQSDSKVDGPSEPERNNETIANSDGAVSEMKQVDRHIQDGAEISQKDQPLSCFETGISATAAPINPAKDAAKVEPSSVESTADATADATADAGADAGAVEPTADAGAVEPTADAGAVAATTDITALNLTSDVKSEEPAEEAASEQSTQQMAKPDMTPLTDKSDQSQSHLLVQQKAPTVDSDQKSSESEGVVAAESKTTIPTTTTATAESSHVE, encoded by the exons TCTCTACCTGGGGAAGACAGACGTGGACCCCGCCCAAAGTCAGGAGGGAGGGGCAAGACCCAGGTAGGCGGGAAGAGCAAGGAAAAGAAGCCACAG CAAGGAGTATTTCGAGTCATACGATGGGAACCCCACTCTGGTGAAGTTGACATCACTGAGGACGATGCtaatgatggtggtgatgaaggGGATGGGATGACCAGACGCCTTCCTTCCAAGTTCCCATCAGGTCCACCTGAAGCCAAGCAGATAGATGGTATGGAGGAGGGGAAGCATGACATGAGGACAAATCCTGCCAAGAGGAACAGACGACCACATATGACCTCAAAGAACCATGAAGAGATGGCCCAGAGGAGAGATCGTCACATACCATCAGTTTGGCCCCAGAGAGGATCGAGCAAGCTGGGACCAGAAGAT GGTCCACCTCCAGACCCTTCCTACAACTTCCTTGCTGATCGACGCAGAGAAGGGCCTGCAAAAGAATCTAACGGAGAAACTCCAGTGGAAAAAGGCCGCAAACCTGACACTAGACGACACCCCAAAAATTATGGGGGTCAAGACTTTAATAATGTCAAAACACAAATGAGAACAACCAAAGAACGACAG GAACGTCCTAAGTCAGGACCCCCACGCACAAAAATGGAGCTTGCAATGGCGATGACAGGGAAAGAGAGGAAGCAGTACCTGGAGTGGAAAGCAGAACGCGACCGTGTGGACCAGGAAAGAATGGACCGCCAGAAATCTACATCAGGGGAGTGGCGGCGTGCGTGGGATGCTGATAAGAATCAGCAAGA TTTCGAACAACCTTCAAGTCCACAGAGAACAGAGCCAGCCAAACGACCAG CTGGTCGAATCGGTAGTGGTAGATTTGACCGTGGGGAACGAGAGGAACGGCAACGGGGAGATGCCCCGAGACTAAAAG CAGGGGTCAAGCAGGAACAAGATGTGCAAACTAAGCCAGTGGGTCGAGGTCGTGCTCGTGGCCGTGGTCGTGGTAGAGGTCGTGGTGACCGCTCGCCTCGCCAGAGGACATTCTCCAGTGGGGATGAATCCCGGAAGGTGGAGAGACAGAAGGACCTGCTAGTGGTGAAGATCGACAACTCTGGGAAAGAGACAAACCAGTCAGTGGAGGTGGAGTACTGGGATGATGACATGATGGATGTCAAGTCCAACTCTGCTGCTTCAGTCAAGTCAGGAGCAAGTTCTCGTGACGGTCATTCCAATCATGCTCGTAGGCGGCGTGATGACCACCAGtttgatgattatgatgaaggTCAAGATGGTGATGATAACTGTGTTAGTGGTCATCAACGTCGCCACACACAGAGTAACAGTCTGGGCGATGAGAATGAACATGATGAGTCTTGGGAAGACTGTCCAGAGGACAGTGAGTTTTATGCAGATGATGACTATGCAGATGGAGATGACAGATATAAGGAGCCTCTAAAGCTGGAGTGCAAACTGAACCCCGATGCACCAGAGTTTACTCCAACATCACCAGAGTTCATGAAGACACCACCAGGTCATGTCAAAGTAATGGACTGGGTAACAGAGGTCAATTCAAATCTCAGCCCAACTTCACCCTCTCCAACAATGGATGGGGTAAACAATGATGAGTGTAAGAGAGCACTCTCCAAGGATAAGTCAAATAGTTCAGGAAAGAGCTCTTCTCATGGTGGAGTTACCAACTATGACACTAAAGTTACTGAAGAAGAACTTAGTGCCAGTTACATTGAGGAAACACATGATTCTGCTGCCCCTGAAGCTTCAGAGGAATTCCTGGATGCTTCTGGAGATGTGGGAGAGGCTGAGATATCTCAGCTATCCAGTGAGAAAGTAGGAAACAATCCTGAATCCAAATCAAGCACTTTAGGTAGCTGTGAGGGTGTTGAAGGTGAGACTGACCCATCCACTCAGAACACAGATGTCAGCAAAGTTCAGAAAGACAATGTTATAGCTGAGGCCCAGTCAGACTCAAAGGTGGATGGGCCAAGTGAACCTGAAAGGAACAATGAAACTATTGCCAACAGTGATGGTGCTGtcagtgaaatgaaacaagttGATCGTCATATACAGGATGGGGCTGAAATATCCCAGAAAGATCAACCGCTATCTTGTTTTGAAACTGGAATTTCAGCAACAGCTGCACCAATAAATCCTGCAAAAGATGCAGCAAAAGTAGAACCCTCATCAGTGGAATCCACAGCAGATGCCACAGCAGATGCCACAGCTGATGCCGGAGCAGATGCCGGAGCAGTGGAACCCACAGCAGATGCCGGAGCAGTGGAACCCACAGCAGATGCCGGAGCAGTTGCTGCCACAACAGACATCACAGCATTGAATCTCACATCAGATGTTAAATCAGAGGAACCCGCAGAAGAGGCTGCAAGTGAGCAGTCCACACAGCAGATGGCCAAACCAGATATGACGCCTCTGACTGATAAGTCAGACCAGTCACAATCACATCTGTTGGTGCAGCAAAAGG CGCCAACTGTAGACAGTGATCAGAAGAGCTCTGAATCTGAGGGTGTTGTTGCTGCTGAGAGCAAAACAACAATcccaacaactactactgcaacAGCTGAAAGCTCTCAT GTTGAGTAA